The following are encoded together in the Tatumella ptyseos genome:
- a CDS encoding dipeptidase has product MQCFDGHNDLLLNLWLNYPNNPAAFFEKVDGHLDFPRIQQAGLIGGLFAIFIPPRHYIAEKYPHHAKKLENPLEVMWEQLAILKTLIQQSEGKMELCTTSAAIHRAITRQVFAAVAHIEGADALALDNAALEAFYQAGVRSVGPFWNTPNAFGEGVTGAFPGTPDSGPGLTSAGKDLIAQLLAKKMVIDCSHMNERTFWEVSLLSHQPLIATHSSVHHLCPQPRNLTNQQLLAIAESGGVVGINFGNAFIRTDGARIEETSLDTLADHFCYVAELIGEDHLALGSDFDGVSVPKSLGDVTGLPFLTERLYSRGFSAESLEKIMHRNWLRVLERTWGQ; this is encoded by the coding sequence ATGCAATGTTTCGATGGCCATAATGACCTCTTACTTAACTTATGGTTGAATTATCCAAATAACCCAGCGGCTTTTTTTGAGAAGGTCGATGGGCATCTCGATTTTCCTCGTATACAGCAGGCTGGCTTGATTGGGGGGCTCTTTGCGATCTTCATTCCACCCAGACATTACATTGCAGAAAAATACCCTCATCACGCTAAAAAGCTAGAAAACCCTCTCGAGGTGATGTGGGAACAGCTCGCTATATTAAAAACGTTGATCCAACAATCCGAAGGAAAAATGGAACTTTGTACGACCTCGGCAGCTATACATCGCGCAATCACGCGGCAGGTTTTTGCTGCGGTGGCACATATTGAGGGGGCTGATGCATTGGCACTTGATAACGCCGCTCTCGAAGCCTTTTATCAAGCGGGTGTTAGAAGCGTAGGGCCTTTTTGGAATACCCCTAATGCTTTTGGCGAAGGGGTAACGGGTGCTTTTCCTGGTACACCTGACAGTGGACCTGGACTTACTTCAGCTGGAAAAGATCTTATTGCTCAGCTCCTAGCAAAAAAAATGGTTATTGATTGTTCTCACATGAACGAGAGAACATTTTGGGAGGTCTCCCTGCTTAGCCATCAACCTCTTATTGCGACACATTCGTCAGTGCATCATCTCTGTCCACAGCCTCGAAATCTCACCAATCAACAACTCTTAGCTATTGCAGAGAGTGGCGGTGTAGTGGGGATTAATTTCGGTAATGCTTTCATTCGCACTGATGGTGCACGGATTGAAGAGACTTCGCTCGATACGTTGGCGGACCATTTTTGTTATGTGGCAGAGCTTATCGGTGAAGACCATCTTGCTTTAGGCTCAGACTTCGACGGTGTATCGGTACCAAAGTCTCTAGGTGACGTCACAGGGCTACCCTTTCTGACTGAGCGGCTTTATAGCCGAGGTTTTTCCGCTGAGAGTCTAGAGAAAATCATGCATCGAAACTGGTTAAGAGTACTCGAACGCACCTGGGGTCAATAA
- the pqqB gene encoding pyrroloquinoline quinone biosynthesis protein PqqB, translating to MFIKVLGSAAGGGFPQWNCNCANCQGVREGTIPARPRTQSSILISDNRQDWVLCNASPDISEQIRHTPEFVKHGHLRGTTISDIILTDSQIDHSTGLLSLREGCPHRVWCTAEVHEDLSTGFPIFPMLTHWNGGLLHQPIVPMEAFKTRVCTQLRFTAIPIMSNAPPYSPWRDKPLPGHNVALFIEDESTGKSVLYAPGLGEPDDVILPWLQKADCLLIDGTVWQDNELVATGVGVNTGKAMGHLALSEEKGMMAMLATLKAQRKILIHINNTNPILNESSPERASLDKAGIEVSWDGMEITLGE from the coding sequence ATGTTTATCAAAGTTTTAGGCTCTGCCGCCGGTGGTGGTTTTCCTCAATGGAATTGCAACTGTGCCAATTGTCAGGGCGTCAGAGAAGGCACCATTCCTGCGCGTCCGCGCACACAATCCTCGATACTTATTAGCGATAATCGCCAAGATTGGGTGCTGTGCAATGCTTCACCAGATATCTCCGAGCAAATTCGTCATACCCCGGAATTTGTTAAGCACGGCCATCTGCGTGGAACCACAATAAGCGACATCATTCTCACAGATAGCCAAATTGACCACAGTACAGGCCTTTTGAGCTTACGTGAAGGCTGTCCGCATCGTGTTTGGTGTACTGCTGAGGTCCATGAGGACCTCTCGACAGGGTTTCCCATTTTTCCGATGCTAACGCATTGGAATGGCGGCTTACTTCATCAGCCGATTGTGCCGATGGAAGCTTTTAAAACACGAGTTTGCACACAACTGCGTTTTACCGCAATTCCCATTATGAGTAATGCTCCGCCATATTCACCATGGCGTGATAAGCCGTTACCAGGGCACAACGTTGCGCTCTTTATTGAAGATGAGTCAACGGGTAAGAGTGTGCTTTATGCCCCTGGTTTAGGTGAACCCGACGATGTCATTTTGCCTTGGTTACAAAAGGCTGATTGCTTACTCATCGATGGGACTGTCTGGCAGGATAACGAGTTAGTTGCAACCGGTGTAGGCGTGAATACTGGTAAAGCCATGGGCCATTTAGCGCTTTCTGAAGAGAAAGGTATGATGGCAATGCTGGCGACCCTTAAAGCTCAGCGCAAAATATTGATTCACATTAATAATACTAACCCAATACTAAACGAATCCTCCCCCGAGAGAGCTAGCCTTGATAAGGCAGGCATAGAAGTCAGTTGGGACGGTATGGAAATCACGTTGGGAGAATAA
- the pqqC gene encoding pyrroloquinoline-quinone synthase PqqC, producing MYVRETLTPEAFEQALRDKGAYYHIHHPYHIAMHNGQATKQQIQGWVANRFYYQTNIPLKDAAIMANCPDPSVRRQWVQRILDHDGEGESEGGIEAWLQLGEAVGLTREELLSEQHVLPGVRFAVDAYVNFARRANWQEAACSSLTELFAPQIHQSRLDSWPQHYPWIKEDGYFYFRSRLGQARRDVEHGLSLALEIFDTAEKQTRMLEILQFKLDILWTMLDAMTMAYSLDRAPYHTVTDQPVWHTTRLV from the coding sequence ATGTACGTCCGCGAAACGCTAACACCAGAAGCTTTTGAACAGGCCCTGCGCGATAAAGGGGCTTATTACCATATCCATCATCCTTACCATATTGCTATGCATAATGGGCAAGCAACAAAACAACAAATTCAGGGATGGGTAGCGAACCGTTTTTATTACCAAACTAATATTCCTTTGAAAGATGCAGCGATCATGGCCAACTGTCCCGATCCCAGCGTAAGACGTCAATGGGTACAGCGTATTCTTGACCACGATGGCGAAGGGGAGAGTGAAGGGGGCATTGAAGCTTGGCTGCAGTTAGGGGAAGCCGTTGGATTAACTCGAGAAGAGTTACTCTCTGAACAACATGTGCTACCTGGAGTACGTTTTGCGGTCGATGCGTATGTTAATTTCGCGCGCCGAGCGAATTGGCAGGAAGCAGCCTGTAGTTCATTAACAGAACTTTTTGCACCGCAAATACACCAATCTCGTTTAGATAGCTGGCCTCAGCACTATCCTTGGATTAAAGAGGACGGCTATTTTTATTTCCGAAGCCGCCTTGGCCAAGCTCGGCGAGATGTTGAGCATGGGCTATCCTTAGCCTTAGAGATTTTCGATACGGCGGAAAAACAGACGCGTATGCTGGAAATCTTACAATTTAAGCTCGATATTCTTTGGACTATGCTTGATGCCATGACCATGGCTTACAGCTTAGACCGTGCCCCTTATCACACAGTGACCGACCAACCAGTTTGGCACACGACGCGTTTGGTGTAA
- the pqqA gene encoding pyrroloquinoline quinone precursor peptide PqqA: MWKKPEFEDMRLGMEITLYISNR; this comes from the coding sequence ATGTGGAAAAAACCAGAATTTGAAGATATGCGTTTAGGTATGGAAATCACTCTGTACATCTCTAATCGCTAA
- the pqqD gene encoding pyrroloquinoline quinone biosynthesis peptide chaperone PqqD, with product MTLSAVPCFRRGYRMQWEETQQQHVILYPEGMAKLNESAAMILELVDGVASVDLIIEKLNTRFPDAGGVDEDVIDFLQAAYRQKWILLNDAK from the coding sequence ATGACGTTATCTGCAGTACCCTGTTTTCGACGTGGCTACCGTATGCAATGGGAAGAGACTCAACAACAGCATGTGATCCTCTATCCAGAAGGCATGGCGAAACTTAATGAGTCGGCAGCCATGATTTTAGAGCTCGTTGATGGTGTCGCAAGTGTCGATTTGATCATCGAAAAACTGAATACCCGCTTTCCTGATGCAGGAGGCGTGGATGAGGATGTTATCGATTTTCTTCAGGCGGCTTACCGTCAAAAGTGGATTTTGCTGAACGATGCAAAGTAA
- a CDS encoding endonuclease/exonuclease/phosphatase family protein, with product MRKKAYAVRYVAGQPNEIIFAPENSDPLTYCLPEGARLPAYKTLKVLVWNIFKQQRADWQSVLLGLGKESHLILLQEAQTTPELIAYATKHHISVEQVPALQFPQHPSGVMTLSGTSAVFCCPLHEREPLLRMAKSALITVYPLPDGRMLMVVNIHAVNFSLGIDIYRKQLAAVGEQMRTHQGPVMMGGDFNSWSRQRMNVLYAFIRDQSLKEVRFPQDFRRTAFGRPLDFIFYRGMSIKNARVLKTEASDHNPLFAEFSFTESR from the coding sequence GTGCGTAAAAAAGCCTATGCAGTGAGATATGTCGCAGGTCAACCTAACGAGATTATCTTTGCGCCAGAAAACAGTGATCCCCTTACGTATTGTTTGCCAGAGGGTGCACGTTTGCCCGCTTATAAAACCTTGAAAGTATTAGTTTGGAATATTTTTAAACAGCAGAGAGCGGATTGGCAATCGGTCCTGTTGGGGCTAGGAAAAGAGAGCCATTTAATTTTATTGCAAGAAGCGCAGACTACGCCTGAACTCATCGCTTATGCAACTAAACACCATATCTCTGTGGAACAGGTTCCTGCCTTACAATTCCCTCAACATCCCTCGGGCGTCATGACATTATCAGGTACCTCGGCAGTTTTTTGCTGTCCGTTACATGAGCGTGAACCACTGCTTCGTATGGCTAAATCGGCACTCATTACCGTATATCCTCTTCCTGATGGTCGAATGTTAATGGTCGTCAATATTCATGCGGTGAATTTTAGTCTTGGAATTGATATTTACCGTAAGCAACTAGCAGCGGTGGGAGAGCAAATGCGAACTCACCAAGGGCCTGTCATGATGGGGGGAGACTTCAATTCTTGGAGCAGACAACGTATGAATGTTCTCTACGCATTTATCCGTGATCAGTCTTTAAAAGAAGTCCGCTTTCCGCAAGACTTTCGCCGAACGGCTTTTGGAAGGCCGCTCGATTTTATATTTTATCGGGGGATGTCTATCAAGAATGCTCGCGTTTTGAAAACTGAAGCTTCGGACCATAACCCGTTATTTGCCGAATTCAGTTTCACGGAGAGTCGCTAA
- a CDS encoding gluconate 2-dehydrogenase subunit 3 family protein translates to MSHDPYISSRRHFLKRSLSLIPLAAASGSLLTHEALAAEKKSESVTEHYVPAFFNNDEWRTVIAITDRLIPEDELGPGAVSEGVPIFIDKQMELPYGYGHLWYMKGPFADAEPEIGYQSSSVPRETWRRGIRGLNQWCHEQHNAEFSQLPSETQDSILQKLEEGTVNFRDMSGKLFFTQALDNTKEGYLADPLHGGNQTLASWKLIGYPGARADYPQVLDHPNQPYPLGPVSISGKRII, encoded by the coding sequence ATGAGTCACGATCCCTATATTTCGTCTCGGCGGCATTTCTTAAAACGTTCACTCAGTCTCATTCCTTTAGCCGCAGCGAGCGGTAGTTTGCTCACCCATGAGGCACTCGCCGCAGAGAAAAAATCAGAATCGGTTACTGAGCACTATGTTCCTGCTTTTTTCAATAATGATGAATGGCGGACAGTTATCGCCATAACCGATCGATTAATTCCTGAAGATGAACTCGGTCCAGGTGCGGTAAGCGAGGGCGTTCCAATCTTTATCGACAAGCAAATGGAATTACCTTACGGGTATGGACACTTATGGTACATGAAGGGTCCATTTGCTGATGCTGAGCCGGAAATTGGTTATCAATCGTCGTCTGTGCCAAGAGAAACTTGGCGTCGCGGAATTCGCGGCCTTAATCAGTGGTGCCATGAACAGCATAATGCAGAATTTAGCCAACTCCCCTCGGAAACCCAAGACAGTATCCTGCAAAAGCTTGAAGAAGGGACAGTGAATTTCCGTGATATGTCGGGGAAGTTGTTTTTCACTCAGGCACTCGACAATACAAAAGAAGGCTATCTCGCTGACCCATTACACGGTGGTAATCAGACGTTAGCCTCATGGAAATTAATTGGTTACCCAGGAGCCAGAGCTGACTATCCGCAAGTATTAGATCATCCAAACCAGCCTTACCCATTAGGTCCAGTCAGTATTTCCGGGAAGAGGATTATTTAA